In Helianthus annuus cultivar XRQ/B chromosome 9, HanXRQr2.0-SUNRISE, whole genome shotgun sequence, the following are encoded in one genomic region:
- the LOC110875093 gene encoding uncharacterized protein LOC110875093: MSAAIGRGAQNMHTVYIKPALRKAYHRKSGGSDTTRLNHDESRNKNLCGGSPSDTHVWVPDSRTGIYYPKGQEKVIEDVPSHAAKDCTVNWFSMP, translated from the exons ATGTCTGCAGCAATTGGAAGAGGAGCTCAAAACATGCATACAGTCTATATCAA ACCAGCATTAAGAAAGGCATATCATAGAAAGAGTGGAGGTTCGGATACTACAAGGTTGAACCATGATGAATCTAGGAACAAGAACTTGTGCGGCGGGTCTCCTTCAGATACCCATGTTTGGGTCCCAGACAGTCGTACCGGAATCTATTATCCAAAGGGACAAGAAAAAGTAATCGAAGATGTTCCTTCTCATGCTGCCAAGGATTGCACGGTTAATTGGTTTTCTATGCCGTAA